In Marivirga salinae, a single window of DNA contains:
- a CDS encoding response regulator transcription factor, translated as MEGYKNILIIEDELLIAQDLSYLVEDLGFKCIGIAKNYERAMFLFNTNDVHLILCDINIEGDKDGIETVFALNKIKKIPVIYLSAYSDQELIKRITDSSTFGYLVKPYNERSLEVAINMAINKFYQNEFKAVNKDFLSNFTSREIEIIKLLAAGKSSLEIADILFISPQTVSKHRSNILKKSGCKSSTELIHHYYQ; from the coding sequence ATGGAAGGATATAAAAACATATTGATAATTGAAGACGAGTTGTTAATTGCTCAAGACCTCTCCTATTTAGTAGAAGATTTAGGTTTTAAATGCATTGGCATTGCTAAAAATTATGAGAGAGCTATGTTTTTATTTAATACTAACGATGTACATCTTATTCTTTGCGATATAAATATAGAGGGAGATAAGGATGGAATTGAAACTGTATTTGCGCTAAACAAAATTAAAAAAATACCGGTAATTTACCTTTCTGCTTATTCAGACCAAGAACTTATAAAAAGAATTACTGATTCTTCTACATTCGGTTATTTAGTAAAGCCTTATAATGAAAGAAGCTTAGAGGTTGCCATTAATATGGCAATCAATAAATTTTACCAAAATGAGTTTAAAGCTGTTAATAAAGATTTTCTATCTAATTTCACTTCAAGGGAAATTGAAATCATCAAACTTTTAGCTGCTGGAAAATCAAGTTTAGAAATTGCAGATATTCTTTTTATAAGTCCGCAAACTGTTTCAAAACACAGAAGTAATATTTTAAAAAAATCAGGCTGTAAAAGTTCTACTGAATTAATACATCATTATTATCAATAA
- the yidC gene encoding membrane protein insertase YidC: MDKNQATGLILISILMIAYFWFFADAPQQPENIEPNKIEQNDQQVESNSSSTSESTAVIQNDSSLNQAMVQKYGAFASLAKGESQISTFDTETLAIAFDSKGGRINRVELKDFKTYDGQPLIISNQEDEEKELLFNTATGEVNLYDLHFEMKGSPKRNLSNGDSIQIKFVAQLAQGKSIEQIYTLSGNQYQVGYSLAFNGFSNEILGDQLTLRWNKKMRKFEKDLAQSRTKVTMNYYSEEEGMDGLSERSDDDSEEIAEPVKWFSFKQNFFMEALITDIPMKRAEFATDIEGLSDDYVKRGKAKVEIPLAEVTNKAGEFKYYFGPNNYKTLQKVAPDFEENVYLGWFPISLVNKYVIINVFYVLEKYISNYGLIIIILVFLIKLALSPLSYKSYVSMAKTKVLKPQLDEIKEKHGGDMQKAQADQMDLYRKVGVNPLSGCIPLLLQMPILFAMFYFFPSSIELRQESFLWASDLSTYDSVLSLPFEIPFYGDHVSLFTILMTLSTLLITWSQGQVSSVQGPMKNIQYFMPVIFMFVLNSFPAALSFYYLIANLITFGQQTLIRRMIDEDKIIAILEENKKKNVNKKTSKFQQRLQEAMKASEEAKKEKDKNKKKKK, from the coding sequence ATGGACAAAAATCAAGCAACAGGACTCATCCTGATTTCTATTTTAATGATTGCCTATTTTTGGTTTTTTGCGGATGCACCGCAACAGCCAGAAAATATTGAACCCAATAAAATAGAACAAAACGACCAACAAGTAGAATCAAATTCATCAAGCACAAGTGAGTCAACTGCTGTAATCCAAAATGACTCTAGTTTAAACCAGGCAATGGTTCAAAAATATGGTGCTTTTGCAAGTTTGGCTAAAGGAGAATCTCAAATATCTACTTTCGATACTGAAACTTTGGCTATTGCATTTGATTCCAAAGGTGGTAGAATTAATCGAGTTGAATTAAAAGATTTTAAAACTTACGATGGCCAGCCTCTCATTATTTCCAATCAAGAAGATGAAGAAAAAGAGTTGCTATTTAATACAGCTACAGGTGAAGTAAATTTATATGATCTTCACTTTGAAATGAAGGGTTCTCCAAAAAGAAACCTTTCAAATGGGGATAGCATTCAAATTAAATTTGTAGCACAGTTAGCACAGGGCAAAAGTATAGAGCAAATTTACACCTTATCCGGCAATCAATATCAGGTAGGTTATTCATTGGCTTTCAATGGTTTCTCAAATGAAATTTTGGGAGATCAATTAACATTGCGCTGGAACAAGAAAATGCGCAAGTTCGAAAAAGATCTTGCTCAAAGTAGAACTAAAGTCACCATGAACTACTATTCCGAAGAAGAAGGAATGGATGGTTTAAGCGAACGTTCTGATGATGACAGCGAAGAAATAGCTGAACCCGTAAAATGGTTCTCCTTTAAGCAGAATTTCTTTATGGAAGCCTTGATTACGGATATTCCAATGAAGAGAGCTGAGTTTGCTACTGACATTGAAGGATTATCTGACGATTATGTAAAAAGAGGAAAAGCCAAAGTTGAAATCCCTTTAGCTGAAGTTACCAATAAAGCAGGTGAATTCAAATACTACTTTGGACCAAACAATTATAAAACGCTACAAAAAGTAGCCCCAGACTTTGAAGAAAATGTTTATCTAGGTTGGTTCCCTATCAGTTTAGTGAATAAATATGTGATCATCAATGTATTCTATGTATTGGAAAAATACATCAGTAATTATGGATTGATTATCATCATTTTAGTGTTTTTAATCAAATTAGCACTCTCTCCTCTTTCTTATAAATCTTATGTCTCAATGGCCAAAACGAAAGTTTTAAAGCCACAATTGGACGAGATTAAGGAAAAGCATGGAGGCGATATGCAAAAAGCTCAGGCAGATCAAATGGATCTCTATCGAAAAGTAGGCGTAAATCCACTTTCGGGTTGTATTCCATTATTGCTTCAGATGCCGATTCTATTTGCTATGTTCTATTTCTTTCCAAGTTCTATTGAGCTGAGACAAGAATCTTTCTTATGGGCAAGTGATTTATCAACTTACGATAGTGTATTAAGTTTACCATTTGAAATTCCTTTCTATGGTGATCACGTGAGTTTGTTTACAATCTTAATGACCTTATCAACCTTATTGATAACATGGTCACAAGGTCAGGTTAGTTCAGTACAAGGGCCAATGAAGAATATACAGTATTTTATGCCTGTCATTTTCATGTTCGTATTGAATAGTTTTCCAGCAGCTTTAAGTTTTTACTATTTGATTGCCAACTTAATAACCTTCGGTCAGCAGACTTTAATTAGAAGAATGATTGATGAAGATAAAATCATTGCAATTCTGGAAGAAAATAAGAAGAAGAACGTTAATAAAAAGACTTCTAAATTCCAGCAGCGATTGCAAGAAGCAATGAAAGCAAGCGAAGAAGCTAAAAAAGAAAAGGATAAAAATAAAAAGAAGAAAAAATAA
- a CDS encoding ligand-binding sensor domain-containing protein yields the protein MKKYFSLGYFLLFYLHFLWGQQNPMEFRHLDKNDGLDQPFPYSIIQDQSGFIWIGGENGLWRYSGSEFKHFHHSVTDSNSLAYDFVWKVFEDSKGNIWAGTYGGGLSKYNPEYNQFTNYIHKKGDSTSISNNQVRGIEEDHEGNIWVGTNKGLNKLNPETEKFTRYNIKDGLADNTIRTIQQSKDNKKLFIATAVGLNILNLETNNFHFIGESTIQNEGLRYAYIYDLMETDDHKLWVATGGGLEIVDTETYEVTHIPNESTNGAGLSHSVCFSIYQNPQNPDKIWFGTMNGINFYDQNEKTFHQVKARQKNKDNIGGSSIYNVFEDRNGGVWAAVNNAGVFYSHPAFNKFDYESFLPTDTDKYLNRYTSYIDHDANTILITTYSGLIEWNPVENTHKIYQFDEGDPNSVNRMTQIQKWKENEYLISVWGNFIYHWNHQSKKLTALKNNSEDTDLKFNLRIFVDHKKRIWLGNSLKGLFQYDLENENLIPFPVSDLTDIENSGDEYIKYITEDNKNRLWIGTADGIHFYNEQDNSFKKFEASKKDEYLSNGNINHITASKNGGIWISTEVGLNYLNIEDSSFTRYFKKDGLPSNVISSSLEDGNGDLWIATASGLSKMENNGSFINYDQSDGLREEYFIFGSAFKGNNGTLYFGTSREFIHFQPDELSFNKKPPTVYFDQLEINNEVINVRSSNNKLKKALSYTKNITLNPEDYLINISYDGLNLINGNKNQYSILLDGLDEKWRPASTKKSITLSKLTPGNYTLRLKALNDENIWSKEEATLAIKVLPYWYNSDWFRILLSLSILLIVGLTLRWRFNQIKNINKKLETLVNNRTEEVMAQKEEIESQNEKLFTRNERIELLLRELNHRIKNNLQLISSILNLHSRSTDNLDAKMALTEGKLRMQALSLLHQKLYMTEKYTEVNCKEYIRELIDYLSIAFKSNYSDVNFNLDIDNFKLNLDQAVPLGLILNELVTNSLKHSGKDELIIDLIAKKEKEHIYITLKDNGKGISQKQFENSNSFGISMIKSLVDQINGKLTVGLKKGPHFILEFISKETE from the coding sequence ATGAAAAAATACTTTTCACTAGGCTACTTTTTACTTTTCTATCTACACTTTTTATGGGGACAGCAAAACCCGATGGAATTTCGTCACTTAGATAAAAATGATGGATTAGATCAACCCTTTCCTTATAGTATAATCCAAGATCAATCCGGCTTCATTTGGATAGGTGGAGAAAATGGTTTGTGGAGATATAGTGGAAGTGAATTCAAGCATTTCCACCATAGTGTAACAGATTCTAATTCATTAGCCTATGATTTTGTATGGAAAGTATTTGAAGACAGTAAAGGAAATATTTGGGCTGGAACTTATGGTGGTGGCCTTTCAAAATACAATCCTGAATATAATCAATTCACTAATTATATTCATAAAAAAGGCGATAGCACTTCCATAAGTAATAATCAAGTAAGAGGTATTGAAGAAGACCACGAGGGGAACATTTGGGTAGGCACCAATAAGGGCTTGAATAAACTCAATCCTGAAACTGAAAAATTTACAAGATATAACATTAAGGATGGGCTAGCAGATAATACTATCAGAACTATCCAACAATCAAAGGATAATAAAAAGCTATTTATTGCAACAGCAGTAGGATTAAACATATTAAATCTTGAGACCAATAATTTTCATTTTATAGGAGAATCAACAATTCAAAATGAAGGGCTTCGCTACGCTTACATTTATGATTTAATGGAAACAGATGACCATAAGCTGTGGGTAGCCACGGGAGGTGGATTAGAAATTGTGGATACTGAAACTTATGAAGTCACTCATATTCCAAATGAATCAACAAATGGAGCTGGATTAAGTCATAGTGTATGCTTTTCTATTTATCAAAATCCACAAAACCCAGATAAAATATGGTTTGGCACTATGAATGGAATTAATTTCTATGACCAAAATGAAAAGACTTTTCATCAAGTAAAGGCAAGACAAAAAAACAAGGATAATATTGGTGGAAGTAGCATATACAATGTCTTTGAAGATCGAAATGGAGGGGTTTGGGCAGCAGTTAATAATGCTGGAGTATTTTATTCACATCCTGCTTTTAACAAATTTGATTATGAAAGTTTCCTCCCAACAGATACTGACAAATACCTTAATCGATATACCAGCTATATTGACCATGATGCAAATACGATATTAATCACCACTTATTCCGGACTGATAGAATGGAATCCAGTAGAAAATACCCACAAGATTTATCAGTTTGATGAAGGTGATCCGAATAGTGTGAATCGAATGACTCAAATTCAGAAATGGAAAGAAAATGAATATTTAATATCAGTATGGGGTAATTTTATATATCACTGGAACCATCAGAGTAAAAAGTTAACTGCTCTCAAGAATAATTCAGAAGATACAGATTTAAAATTCAATCTTAGAATTTTTGTAGATCATAAAAAGAGAATTTGGTTAGGGAATAGCCTAAAAGGATTGTTTCAGTATGATTTAGAAAATGAAAACTTAATTCCATTTCCTGTCAGTGATTTGACTGATATTGAAAATAGCGGAGATGAATATATAAAATATATAACAGAGGATAATAAAAATAGACTTTGGATTGGTACAGCTGATGGAATTCATTTTTATAATGAGCAAGATAATAGTTTTAAGAAATTTGAAGCTTCAAAGAAAGATGAATATTTAAGCAATGGCAATATCAATCATATTACTGCGAGTAAGAATGGTGGCATTTGGATTAGCACTGAAGTAGGTTTGAACTATTTAAATATTGAAGATAGCAGTTTTACGAGATATTTTAAAAAAGATGGATTACCTTCTAATGTTATCAGTAGTTCACTTGAAGACGGTAATGGTGATTTATGGATAGCAACTGCATCGGGTCTATCAAAAATGGAAAACAACGGAAGCTTCATAAATTATGACCAATCAGATGGTTTAAGAGAAGAATATTTCATTTTCGGATCTGCTTTTAAGGGCAATAATGGTACACTTTATTTTGGAACTTCCCGTGAGTTCATTCATTTTCAACCAGATGAGTTATCGTTTAATAAAAAACCACCAACAGTATATTTTGATCAATTGGAAATCAATAATGAAGTAATTAATGTCCGTAGTTCAAATAATAAATTAAAAAAGGCACTTTCCTACACTAAGAATATAACCCTAAACCCCGAAGACTATTTAATAAATATTAGTTATGATGGACTCAATTTAATTAATGGCAATAAAAATCAATATTCAATTTTGCTTGATGGGTTGGATGAAAAGTGGAGACCAGCCAGCACTAAAAAATCCATCACTTTAAGCAAATTGACACCTGGCAATTATACTTTACGCTTAAAAGCATTAAATGATGAAAACATCTGGAGCAAGGAAGAGGCAACTTTAGCTATTAAAGTATTGCCCTATTGGTATAATTCAGATTGGTTTAGAATCCTGCTTAGTCTCTCAATTCTTTTGATTGTTGGGTTAACATTAAGATGGCGATTCAATCAAATCAAAAATATTAATAAGAAACTTGAAACGCTAGTAAATAATAGAACAGAAGAAGTTATGGCTCAAAAAGAAGAAATTGAAAGCCAAAATGAGAAATTGTTCACAAGAAACGAAAGAATTGAGCTATTATTAAGAGAACTTAATCACAGAATAAAAAATAATTTGCAGCTAATTTCCAGTATATTAAATCTGCATAGCCGTAGTACCGATAACTTAGATGCAAAAATGGCGCTAACGGAAGGTAAGTTAAGAATGCAGGCGCTGTCTCTATTACATCAAAAGCTGTATATGACTGAAAAATATACAGAAGTCAATTGCAAAGAATACATAAGAGAATTAATAGATTATTTATCTATTGCTTTTAAAAGCAACTATTCTGATGTGAATTTCAATTTAGATATTGATAATTTCAAATTAAACCTAGATCAAGCAGTACCATTGGGTTTAATCTTAAATGAATTGGTTACTAATTCATTAAAGCACAGTGGTAAAGATGAATTAATAATTGATTTAATAGCGAAGAAGGAAAAAGAGCATATTTACATTACGCTAAAAGATAATGGAAAAGGCATTAGTCAAAAACAATTTGAGAATAGTAACTCTTTTGGAATTAGCATGATAAAATCATTGGTAGATCAAATAAATGGGAAATTAACTGTAGGACTTAAAAAAGGACCTCATTTTATACTTGAGTTCATAAGTAAAGAAACTGAATAA